One part of the Rhizobium rhizogenes genome encodes these proteins:
- a CDS encoding GNAT family N-acetyltransferase, with amino-acid sequence MSSDPKNPDFQDPRIAALMASAERDRPVADSSRRVGREGREFCVYPGQLGYDMQEELDFLSNRVMEANVFFTGRLLAPAMPRIDDKSVRFALIRDENGARSRMRFLMPFTVEKPGFSIGPSILRVWANPFGPLGTPLVDTEGAAETLDNLFDALSDRDMRLPNVLVLPDVRLEGPFARMFRAIALSRNLPLTTTGNYHRPMLESLLDGEAYLRSSLAPHHLREMRRQWRQLEKLGPVSYTVTRQPKDIRYRMEEFLALEASGWKGRKRTALVNDRYRAAFAREAITNLAEADAVRIHTIDLNGSAIASMIVFMTAGEAYTWKTAFDETYAQFSPGKLLVQKLTDWHLDDANILRSDSCAVPDHPIMSRFWRERQEMGTLVVGLTQNSDRDVRQVSTQVDMYRNTRNLARSLRQKILSFGRKGN; translated from the coding sequence ATGTCCAGCGATCCAAAGAATCCGGATTTTCAGGACCCGCGCATCGCGGCGCTGATGGCGTCTGCGGAGCGTGATCGTCCCGTTGCGGACAGCAGCCGGCGCGTGGGCCGCGAAGGCCGCGAATTCTGCGTCTATCCCGGTCAGCTGGGTTACGACATGCAGGAGGAACTGGACTTCCTGTCCAACCGCGTCATGGAGGCGAACGTCTTCTTCACCGGCCGGCTGCTTGCGCCGGCCATGCCGCGTATCGACGACAAATCCGTGCGCTTCGCCCTCATCCGCGATGAAAACGGCGCCAGAAGCCGCATGCGCTTTCTCATGCCCTTTACCGTCGAAAAGCCGGGTTTTTCCATCGGGCCTTCCATTCTGCGCGTCTGGGCCAATCCTTTCGGTCCGCTCGGCACACCGCTGGTCGATACCGAGGGTGCCGCCGAAACGCTCGACAATCTTTTCGACGCGCTCTCCGATCGGGACATGCGCCTGCCGAATGTCCTTGTGCTGCCGGATGTGCGGCTGGAAGGGCCTTTTGCCCGCATGTTCAGGGCCATAGCCCTCAGCCGCAACCTGCCGCTGACGACCACGGGCAATTATCACCGGCCGATGCTGGAAAGCCTTCTGGATGGCGAGGCCTATCTGCGCAGTTCGCTTGCGCCGCATCATCTGCGCGAAATGCGCCGGCAGTGGCGGCAGCTCGAAAAACTCGGGCCGGTCTCCTACACCGTGACCCGGCAGCCCAAGGACATACGTTACCGCATGGAGGAGTTCCTGGCGCTGGAGGCCAGCGGCTGGAAAGGCCGCAAGCGCACCGCACTGGTCAATGACCGCTACCGCGCCGCCTTCGCCCGCGAAGCGATCACCAATCTGGCCGAGGCGGATGCCGTGCGTATCCACACCATCGATCTCAACGGCAGCGCGATCGCATCCATGATCGTCTTCATGACGGCCGGCGAGGCCTATACGTGGAAAACAGCCTTTGACGAAACCTATGCGCAGTTTTCACCCGGCAAGTTGCTGGTGCAGAAACTGACCGACTGGCATCTCGACGACGCCAATATTCTGCGCAGCGACAGCTGTGCGGTGCCCGACCACCCGATCATGAGCCGCTTCTGGCGGGAACGGCAGGAAATGGGCACGTTGGTCGTCGGGCTGACACAGAACAGCGACCGTGACGTGCGGCAGGTTTCCACGCAGGTGGATATGTACCGCAACACCCGCAATCTCGCCCGCAGCCTGCGGCAGAAAATCCTGTCCTTCGGACGCAAGGGCAATTGA
- the uppV gene encoding Wzx-type polysaccharide biosynthesis protein UppV, with protein sequence MAILNTAEKALPAGLRAKLSPLGAKIAVLVSARDDVSRAQRMALVAFAVRIVSAGIAFISQIILARLMGEFEYGLFAFVWVLVILFGNLSCLGFHTTVIRFLPGYRLEDAHDKIMGLTSTARIFAMLSASTLALCGFVFLYFFGERIAAYYLIPVSLALFTLPMVALGDVLNGTARANGWAISALSPTYIVRPVLILLFMLVAILLGAEKTATTAMLTALLATYVTTLFHFAFLNRRLNRNFRSVARRVHFGHWMKFAFPVFLIDGIGFLMTNSDVVIVGLYLPPDQVGIYFAAAKTIVLMQFVFFSVQAAAAPRLAALISANDRQGLAGFASQAARWAFWPSLAVGSVVLLAGPFLLSLFGPGFVQGYELMFFLFAGFLAKALIGPGETLLNMAGKQKLCVALYIIIFGCNIALNMALIPVYGLAGAAAAVAIAMCIEAVLLHVAIRRTLGIVLFAFNDPRAGQDTGKAV encoded by the coding sequence ATGGCTATCCTCAACACGGCGGAAAAAGCCTTACCCGCAGGCCTGCGCGCGAAGCTTTCGCCGCTGGGAGCGAAAATCGCCGTCCTCGTCTCGGCAAGGGACGATGTTTCCCGCGCACAGCGCATGGCGCTGGTCGCCTTTGCGGTGCGCATCGTCAGCGCCGGCATCGCCTTTATCTCCCAGATCATCCTCGCCCGCCTGATGGGTGAATTCGAATACGGTCTCTTCGCCTTCGTCTGGGTTCTGGTGATCCTGTTCGGTAACCTGTCCTGTCTCGGTTTCCATACCACCGTCATCCGTTTCTTGCCCGGCTACCGACTTGAGGATGCTCATGACAAGATCATGGGGCTGACTTCGACGGCGCGCATCTTCGCCATGCTGTCCGCCAGCACGCTGGCGCTGTGCGGTTTTGTCTTCCTGTATTTCTTTGGCGAGCGCATCGCCGCCTATTACCTCATTCCCGTCTCGCTTGCGCTTTTCACCCTGCCAATGGTCGCGCTTGGCGATGTGCTGAACGGCACCGCACGTGCCAATGGCTGGGCGATCTCGGCCCTCAGCCCCACCTATATCGTCCGCCCGGTGCTAATATTGCTGTTCATGCTGGTGGCGATCCTGCTGGGAGCCGAAAAAACCGCGACGACGGCGATGCTCACCGCCCTTCTCGCCACCTATGTCACCACGCTGTTCCACTTTGCCTTCCTCAACCGGCGGCTTAACCGCAATTTCCGCAGCGTTGCCCGCAGGGTCCATTTCGGTCACTGGATGAAATTCGCCTTTCCGGTTTTCCTGATCGACGGCATCGGTTTTCTGATGACCAATTCCGACGTGGTGATCGTCGGTCTTTATCTGCCGCCGGATCAGGTCGGCATTTATTTCGCAGCGGCAAAAACCATCGTGCTGATGCAATTCGTGTTTTTCTCCGTGCAGGCGGCGGCGGCACCGCGTCTGGCCGCCCTGATTTCCGCCAATGACAGGCAGGGGCTCGCCGGTTTCGCCAGCCAGGCGGCGCGCTGGGCCTTCTGGCCGTCGCTCGCGGTCGGCAGTGTCGTGCTTCTGGCCGGCCCTTTCCTGCTGTCGTTATTCGGCCCCGGCTTCGTTCAGGGTTACGAGCTGATGTTCTTCCTCTTTGCCGGCTTCCTCGCAAAAGCGCTGATCGGGCCAGGGGAAACGCTGCTGAATATGGCCGGCAAACAAAAATTGTGCGTCGCTCTTTATATTATCATCTTTGGTTGCAACATTGCACTCAACATGGCGCTCATTCCGGTCTATGGTCTGGCGGGGGCTGCGGCAGCGGTCGCAATAGCCATGTGCATAGAAGCTGTGTTATTGCATGTTGCCATTCGCCGCACACTCGGGATCGTCCTTTTTGCCTTCAACGATCCCCGGGCGGGTCAAGACACTGGGAAGGCGGTGTAA
- a CDS encoding acyltransferase family protein produces MQQGKSDYEHYWDPLRALLMLLGIPYHASLLYSHALPWDIKDFETSPILTVLGAALATFRMPAFFLVAGYFSGMVIGKKGKAPWLRQRFVRLGLPFVIAVLILGPLQLFLLQLAGIAKGDIPAAQLTQNLPDLLRPSEQWIMHLWFLPALIAYSVLLAGLLFIAERPPFISARDWFGRQLARRPALFFAALCVLPVLWELAVYASGLLAGKTGNGVFLLYERASDPYARYLPFFLIGAMLNRDRALFHRFRQTGPFTGVIAFGAIATAVTLRLQNPFTNSAMLVLVSAIAAVAASRLLIDIACRYFDRPSRLAGRMTDASFTIYLLHHPLIYAFGTLFILVSLPPILEFAIIVAMTTFTAYLLHQAIRRSPLALFLFNGIRKPRAANGIGTGPAASQTLR; encoded by the coding sequence ATGCAGCAGGGAAAATCAGATTACGAGCATTATTGGGACCCGTTGCGGGCTCTTCTCATGCTGCTCGGCATTCCCTATCACGCCTCCCTGCTCTACAGCCACGCCCTGCCGTGGGATATCAAGGATTTTGAAACCAGCCCGATCCTGACGGTACTTGGCGCGGCACTCGCGACCTTCCGCATGCCGGCATTCTTTCTGGTGGCCGGTTATTTTTCCGGCATGGTCATCGGCAAGAAGGGCAAGGCGCCGTGGCTCAGGCAGCGGTTCGTGCGCCTCGGCCTGCCCTTCGTCATAGCCGTGCTGATACTCGGGCCACTGCAACTTTTCCTGCTGCAGCTGGCCGGCATCGCCAAAGGCGACATCCCCGCCGCCCAGCTCACGCAAAACCTGCCGGACCTGCTGCGCCCCAGCGAGCAATGGATCATGCATCTGTGGTTCCTGCCGGCCCTCATCGCCTATTCGGTGCTGTTGGCGGGTTTGCTGTTTATCGCCGAACGCCCGCCATTTATATCTGCAAGAGATTGGTTCGGCAGGCAGCTGGCACGCCGTCCGGCCCTGTTTTTCGCCGCACTGTGCGTCCTGCCCGTTTTGTGGGAACTGGCGGTTTATGCTTCCGGCCTGCTTGCGGGAAAAACCGGAAACGGCGTTTTCCTCCTTTATGAACGCGCCTCCGATCCCTATGCGCGTTACCTGCCGTTCTTTCTCATCGGGGCAATGCTGAACCGCGACCGTGCCCTGTTTCACCGTTTTCGCCAGACGGGCCCTTTCACCGGTGTCATCGCATTCGGTGCTATCGCAACGGCGGTGACGCTGCGGCTGCAAAATCCCTTCACCAATTCGGCCATGCTGGTGCTGGTTTCGGCGATTGCGGCCGTGGCGGCGAGCCGCCTTTTGATCGACATCGCCTGCCGCTATTTCGACAGGCCGAGCCGGCTGGCCGGACGCATGACGGATGCCTCCTTCACCATCTACCTGCTTCATCACCCGCTGATCTACGCCTTCGGCACGCTTTTCATCCTCGTCTCGCTGCCGCCCATCCTCGAGTTCGCCATCATCGTCGCCATGACCACCTTTACGGCCTACCTGCTGCACCAGGCGATACGCCGCAGTCCGCTTGCGCTTTTTCTTTTCAACGGCATTCGCAAACCGCGGGCGGCAAACGGCATCGGGACAGGCCCCGCCGCCTCCCAAACCCTTCGTTAA